agaataccaccacagtcaccaaTCACTAATCCCTTCTCTTATGGTCAATTTACAATAGTCAGATTCATTGcaatattattttcattctaaATTGGAAGTTGCAGGAggcatgggagtatacagcagatGACAAATAGTATTCAACAGGTCTACCCATCAGACAAATAAATCTCTGATGAGGAGTCCCACTTGGCAAAGCTGCAGAGTCATTGACTATAGATGACTGattgtttctgtctgtaatttttctcatgggCCACTTCACTTCTTCCCTAATATTAGCTATGGATATAtttcccactgcttgtgtgtttaccttgagaaaatattccatctttggGCACAACACAGCTGTGGATgctcaggaagatgatttctgcttaagtaTACAATTCTaataatactagaatattttttGTAAGTGACATAGGAAAGTAACACTATTCTCAATTACAAAGATAGCCTTTTACACATTGCAATAAATCTGGAAAATATTGGCCCCCCAAAACCAAGGATTTGCAGAAGTCAACATAGAAAAAGTAGTATACAAATGTCCGTTGCCTGCTAAAACCTCTTCAGTACCGGTGTTATTACACTCACATGCAAACTATCCTTTAATAGTCAAATCCTATcaagtttctaaatattttcgGTTCAGAGCATGAGGGAAATGAAATGATATTTGATTATCttcatttggatattttttggggggtttcACAAGAGAAGTGGctaagaaaaactatccaatgaATTTTAATTTGTTGCTGTAGAAAAAGGCaagataaatgttaaaaaagTAGATTGCTAATCAAACCATTGTTTTACAAACTGTGACAAattcataatttatataaattgatTAACATTTTTATGTCACAAAACAATATAggatatgaaaatatataatttgtagTATGTTCACAAATTGTATGTCTACATGTTAGTTCATGAATGCACACCACCAGCTTTTATGATAcgattgtatatatatatatatatatatatgattcaataaaatgtatacattattCAAAAACACACAATTTTGATGTTACTGATATGGTTAGAATATTGTATTCCCTACACAGCCAAAACTGAGTGGAGGCTCACAGAGTTAACGATTGATCAGCAGAAAGGGACTCACAGTTGGGAAACATGCAGTGAGCACTGAAGCCATGTTCACTAGGAAAGagcctggagtatgcagaagagACATATTAATTTGTACAAGGCAAGAAAGGGTGTAAAAGCAGACGAAGGTGCTCACCAAGAGCAGAATAGTCTTTGTGGCTCTGGTCTCTGGGAAGGACCTGAGGGAGAAGTTGCTCCTATGAATGTGCTTCATTTTCTGCTTGTGTCTGCAAAGGATGAAAATCATGAAGCTGCTGGACCAAAGCATTAGTCCCACAAAAAACACATCAGGACTTGTGAGTAATACTGCAAAGAAAGTGTCAAAGGCTTTGTCATGACGAACAGAAGAACAGTACTCAAACTCTTTAAGACTTGTCATATTCCTATGGTTCAATCTTGCAGTAATGTACATAGGAAAATTAATGTTAACTATGAGGGCCAGGATCCAACTCATGTACACACCAGCAGCAATGTAACTGGGAGACTTGACTTTAAGCCGTGACCACCTGGAGCCCGATGGACTGATGGTAACAGCCTGGAAGACACTCAAGAAGCAGGTACTGCTTAGGGTCACACCCCTCCCTACTCTGTGAAGATAGAAGATCAGTTTGCACTCAAAATCATTAAGGAAGTCTTTCAACCCAAAAGCTGCCATTGTCTGCGGTACTCCTTTACACAGGAGAGTTAAGAAGTTGGCTACAATCAAGTGTTGCAGGATCCAGTCTGTGAACTTTAACCTGATCCCAGTGAAGCAAAGCAGCAGGTATCTGTAGACTAGGAAGGAGTTTCCCAGGACTCCAACCATAGACTGTGACAAAAAGATCACTCTTATGACCATGTCACTGGCTTCCATGATGTTTCTTGTCTCGGGATCATAGCATGGGAAGATGAGGCATGGGCTACATGCACTATGTTATATACTGCATTCTATATCCATAATAAGACTAATGCAGaatgcttcttttattttcttaaacagGGAATCAAAAGGCAGCATTATAAGCTAAGATAGAGTGTATAATGTATTGAAGATAGTGTATACAATTTAGTCAGTGTTCATAGTCTGTGTAAAAGCCGCTGCTCTAGCTCCAGTTATGTAGACAAGGAAAAGTGAAATAAGCTaatctgagtcaattatttgtaAATTCAACCTTTGGTAATGATAAAGTGAGGACGTTAAAGTCCACAAAGTCAACTGTTATGCTACCGATATCCACAACTACCTGTAAAATCATTCAAGTCAGTTCTTAAAATGAACAACCTCATACTTAGGTTtgatatttatcttttcaaaattacTGTTGTTGCATGGTTTTTTGTAGTGAAATTTCCATGTGTGTAGCTGTTTCTTGCATGAGGAAATACCTATTCCTAGTGAATACTGGGTATTTCATTTCACAGCAGGAATTATAACCATGCAGGAACTGGTCTCAAGAGAAACAATATACATCAGTGGAAAAACAGCCCACTTTTCAGATAATTGCCTAATGGTTTattaatatttgtattaaaaaagcaaacaaaatgatAGTCTAATAGAAACCACTCATATTCACATGCCTTGCCTAAAtttcaggaaggaaaagaagcccAAAGTAAATGTGCATAGAGCACCCACAGTATGACTATGGATCTGGTGGCACACTTCAGTGCTACCAGAGTAAGTGATCTCTGAGCAGGAAATTAAGGTCTGCAAACCACCCAACTCCAGTGTGATGTGTACACTCTACCATTTGTCAAAATAAAGATTTTGTGCTTTGCAAACCTTGAAGTATTTGGGGCTGGACCGATGGcacagtagctaagagcactggctgttcttccaaaggacccaagttcaatgcccagcacaaatggtagcttacaactgtctgtctCTACAGTTCAGGGTGTTCTAATTcattcttctagcctctgagcaTTCCAGGTACACATAtgatgcacagatgtgtgtgcagattttcacataaaaataaaaatagagtgaATAAATCTCCACTTTTAGATTTgtactattaaaaacaaataaataggctgggtggtggtggtgcacacctttaatcccagcacttgggagtcagggccaggcagatctctgtgagttggaggccagcctggtctacagagcaagatccaggacaagcaccaaaactacacagagaaaccctgtctcaacaccctctccaaaaaaccccaaataaataaaatatagcattCATTGGAAAAGCATTAGATTCACAGCTGTATTGTAATAGTTAAATAAACTTTCAATTTTTTCCTTCACATTATTGTATCCTCAAGTAGCAAATTAGTCAAGCATATAATTTCTAACTAAAGGAAGAATTAAGAAAGAATTTATGTGTAAACACGGTGGTCCACATCTGACTGGCAGTGTTTGAATTATTAAACAGTGGTGCTTATTTTTGTGTAAAGTTTCCTGAGCATAATTTAGGAGGGAAGCTGTGTCATCATAGTATCAGACTACATGACTTTCAGTGTAGAAGCAGTCCCCATTTCCATCAATGGCCTCCTGTGACAGTTTGAGATTTTTCTACTCAAGCACTCTGCATGCAGATATGCTTTCTGCATGGGATTCCATGGTTCCCTTATCTTCCTCCCACTCTCTGAAGCATACCTGGGGAAACTGTAGAATCAGCTCATCAGTAGGAAGAATACCCAGAATCATAGCTTTGCAGTAGACTGATTTTAAGGCAACAGTTCTCAGCTCCTTGCATTCTAGTTTTCATTATCAGTTGGAGTAAATCACAAGAAGTCCCGTGAGTGGAGGATTCATGAAGGTGAGAACAGCAGAGACTGTGTTCTGTGTCTATTACCTCatgtttgttttgcctgtgtcCTCAGCCCGTGCTTCAGATCTTTCTCTAATTGCTAGTTGGCTTTGTTATGCAACATAGTTCAATTCCAAGTTTACTTTTCTGGATGTCTTGCTTTGCTGGATTCTTcagattagttttgttttgtggattTAGACTCAAACTCCACAGGATGCTCTTCAAGTGCTGTTTCCCTTCTCAGGATGGCAATCTCACTGACAGTGTCTTATGGTCCCTGATATTCACTAGAGGGAGGTAATCAGTGTCTGAGATATGGTCTGTGATTCTgtgacctcccctcccctcagacaTGCAATTAAATTTTCACCTTCAGTAGTAGTGTGTACACAACTTGTTGTGAAGCAAGGGAAACTTTCTGAGCATCTCTTCCCCAGGTATCAGATATTAAAAGCAATTAAAAGTTTTTTGCTATCCCCTCAATGATATGTTATAGTTTGGAGGCATTGTTATCTGTTGAGTTCCTTGGAGACCTGTATGAATGATGAAATTCTGATGTCTGTCTTCCATACATCATCAAGGTATGCTTGCATCATTTCACTTCATGGTTACCTGATGTGTCATATGACCAAGTCCAATTTATCCATTTTTGAATGGAGAACTCTGCCTCATTAATTATAGAAGAGAAATTCAGTGACAGTAATATCTTGTTTGTGTCTTCTAAGCTAATAGTACTGAGCAGGATGTGACTAATTCACATTCTCATTGGAAAATTTTGAGATCAAGTGTAGTTTTCAAAGTTAATTCTTTTAGGTTTGCATTGTAACTGAAGCCAATCTGCCATTGACACTTTGTAAGAAAATCTCATTTATCAGTATTGGTTGATACCAGTTTTAGGAGAGAAACACAGAATGTTGTCCATACAAGAAACAGGATGTTCTGGAAGGAACTCTTCCCAGATGATGTAACAGTTTGAGATGATAATACTTCACCTGTGCTCCTGTAAACCATCAGGCTAATCTCATTGGTCTACTAAGACAGACTTGACTGaggtcattttcttcatttattatcAATACACCATCTGAAATGAATATACATTTTCATGTCCCCAGGAAATATCTCACAGCATAATTGTCATCTTGATAGGGACAAGGAGAATTAAAGATCTGCTGGGTATGAGAAACTGCACAGTTCCTATACTTGGGAATAAGACATACAGGCCGACGGATGGGGTTAGTTATGCCTGTGTTATATGAGATGGTGTTCCTTCTTCCTATATTGTCAGTTGCATGTTCCCTGGAACAAGTGATAAGACATGTAAATAAGTTAAACTACCTGAGAGTGTCACCTCTTTAGTTGGGATACCAGTACTTAACTTCCTGTATGTGGCCTGAGGTGGCATTCTCCAGAGGGAATGTTGTCTACCACAGGAATGCAGAGATGTAATTAAAACAGCAGATCAACTGAAAGGCATATTGCAATTCTAGAAAGAAGTACTTTAGGGACAAGGTCACTGCTCAGTCTTTGCTCTGGTTAATAAGACACACAACAGAATCTCAGCTGTTGGCCagaaaaaaaggtaaaggaaCTGAAAGGAGCAGATAAATGTCACTTGTGCTCTAGCCTATGAATTAGCCTCTGATTTGTCAGGGGATGGTAAGATGAGTGTATTGAGttgttacttcttttcttttttgaatttaaaAACCAGCAAGAACTTTTGAGAGAGTGATGGGTTATTTACACAATACACAACCATTTAAAAGCATTCCTATAtagcaaataaataattattaggAAAATCATCAGTGATGGGAAGAATTTGTTAAaactttaaagcagtggttctgaaTCTTCCTAATACTTCAACCCTTTactaaagttcctcatgttgtggtgacccccaaccataaaattatttttattgctagtttataactgtaattttgctactgtgataaatcctaaagtaaatatctgatatacaggatacatgatatgtgactcctgtgaaagtgTTGTTTGACCTCCAAAGGAgttgtgatccacaggttgagagctgctACCTAAAAGTGATATATTCTgagttctcttttttccttttattgaaaatagatttattttttatttaatgcatcctaattatggttttccattccctcttcttctcccaatTCCTTGACACTTTCTCTCACACTCTgatctatttattttctgtttctcattggaAAACAAAATGGCTTGTAAGGgacaataaaataacataatgatattgtaatataatataaaaatcctCTAACACATcgaaattggacaaaacaaatagaagggaaagagtgtggtgatattttgtttgtgatctaacaaataaagcttgcctgaagatcagaggatggAGCTTGCCACTAGaaaaccatagaggtcaggcagtggtgggacacacttttaatctcagtacttgggggaggaagcagaaagatcaagagttcaaggctactccGAGCTATACAAGGTTGATCTAgtctaaaagataaaaagagccaggcagtggtggcatacacctttgatcccagcacttggggtctcatgcctttaattctagcactagggaggtggagacagaaaatgatatggctgggcagagaaaggaagtgataaggtgggaggagagaggagctcaGCTTTCTCTCAGACTGAGAAGTTGTGGAGGTAAGAGCTGGCTATGACTTActcctttatctctctgatctttcagcattcacccctatatctgactctgggtttttattattaaggacaattagaatttgtgctacaaaagagcccaagaaaactGTGAAAGTTTTGTAGCACATAAACTGACACCAACTCATTCAagcactcaggaattccataaaagcactaaactggaagccacagtatatttgcaaaggacctggtgcagacccatataGGCCATATATATGTTGCctcagtgtctgtgagttcatatgagcttgatcatgttgatttagtgggtcttattttcttggtgtcttccatcccctttgGCTTGTATGACTggctctttctgctccctctttcaAAAAACTTCCACAACCACGAGAGGTGGGGATTTGATgatgacatcccatttaggactgagtattccaaggttTCTCACTTTGTATAGTTGTGTAATGTCTACCTGCGGGCCtttgtatttattcccatctgctgcagaaggaagctagCTGTTAGAGATAAAGAATACAAAAGACTATTGACCAagctgattactggggtaggccagttcaggctccctctccactattgctagtagtctaatctggggtcatcctttcggatttctgggaatttacctagcaccaggtttctccctaacctcataatgtctccctctatcaagatatctcttttattgcttctCACTCCATCCATCCCCTGgatcatcccattccctcatgttctcattcccttctccccttccctctattGCCTGCCACTCAtacccagtttactcatggagagctcatttgtttccccttcccaaggtgattcaTGAGTCCCAcatagggtcctccttgtttcctagcttctatGGATCTATTGGTTGTAGtttaattacctttttttttttttacatctagtatccacttatgagtgagtacataccatgtttgtctttctgagtctgtgttatctcacttcacagaaccttcatccagtaattgttggaagcagatgcagagatccacaaccaagcaccaggcagagctccaggagcccagatgaagagagggaagaaggattatatgtGAAGGGGgttcaaaatcatgatggggaaatctacagagacaactgaaccaagttcataggaactcatgaactttagactgacaacCATAGAACCTTTGTAGCGGTaatgcccgcattaccgatacccgttcaccatgtccgagcgaagggctgcggattaaaaatagagacaagagacagcgagtcattcgccacggctgaatgccgaatgccatttattgaaagagggaagaaaccttaaatacaggcttacaacacaaatggaggaacccccagagggcagaagttcgctaccaatggtctacattccagacccaatgttctacattcttgcatctaagttgtttacaccaaatacaggatgtaggaacaaagaacctccggtaagctctccggtgataaggagaccggcagggaatctgaataaggaggacatctggtcaagttcagcaagcaaggcggcagccactcacagtcgggggccagggcccacggGGCCCACAACCTTCATGGGACCagcctagaccctctgcatacaggggACAGTTTTgaagctgggtctgtttgagaggcccctggcagtgtgatcagtaTCTATCCATGGTGcttgagctggctctttggatcCTGTTACCCAGACACCTTGCTTAAttttgatgcagggggaggggctcagtTCTGCCttaactgaatataccaggcttttctgtccccccatgggaggacttacccttttgaaggaggggatggggggtgagtGGTGGGGGAAGTGGAatgggggagcaggaagagggatgagagcaGGATCTGTGCTTtgtttgtaaaatgaagaaatttttaaaataaaaaacaaaacaaaaagtataaggaatacaggaaaaaaaaaacatacaaaggaGACCATTAGTACAGAGGCTTTTGTAAGAATTGTAATCTAGGAACCCAATGATAAGAATCAGACAATGAAAAGGGAGATAGTAATGTACAGGTGATAGAAGATACACCTCAACCCTGACATTTAACACATGGGAAGTTTGTatcttcctgagtgaggaaaATTTGTGGAAAGTTAAGGAACTTCTATGGTTTGTCAGCACTCCATTCTAATATGAGACATATATGTATTGAAACAATATgagcagacatgttgctggataTCCTTCCAGAACTGAGGGGCTAGCTGTAGCAGAAGGCTCCACATTCTTTAGCATGTCCCAGTTACCTCCTTTGTTTGAGCTGAGTTTGTCAGTATAGGCTACTCCTTCAAAACCTACAGCAGGAATAAACAGTGGTCCCACAGCTACAGGAGCATCTCACAGTAAGACAGATAGATGGCTTATGGAGCATAAAAGTGGAGTAAGAAGTTTTGATTTGGAGAGATTGGCCAAGTTTCATCTTTTGATTAATGTCATAAGAAAGGCAACAAAACCAGGGCACTGAAGAAAGTTGACAACTTGAATGCAATTTGCAGGACAAGGCTCATTTTTTTATCACATCTCCTTTGATAACAATTATGTGATCACTGTTCAGCAGAGAAGCCTGCTTTACAGGCCAGTCTGCCCAAGATTGTATAAAGCACAACAATGTCATTTGTCTTCAGGATAACATCTGCAGTGGGGGAACACCATTTATCCTAACTCTTCTCTAGAAATTGAGAAATGTTACAGGAATTGCTGTGTTCCTACTTAGGTTTCTTTTTTTGGCACTTCAAATTTCCTTCCGAGAAACATCAACATTGATGTTTCCAAGCACATGCCACAGATTTATTGTATTATCACACAACCTTAATTCTAAGCACAACTCTGGATGTCACAGTGTTCTGCATCCATGATATTCTCCTCAGAATGACTCTATTGAAAAACAGTATGTATAGATTAGGAGATGTTTTATGATTTGCTGAAGCttgcttatattttattgtaGTAACCTCTCATCTGAAGAATATCAAGACCTACTGGTACTTACTTTGAGAAAACAAAGATCCTGTTGACCCCTTGCAAAGTGTTTATAATCCTTGAGTGTTTCACAATATTGGGAAATCATGTGGAAAATTGTAAAACTGCAGTAAGGAGTCCAGGAAAGTACACTCTGTATTAGTGGGAAAGGACATTTAGTCAAGGTGCTGTTAAGTGTATGAGAAAAATTTCCAGTGACAGGTGTGagctccatttcctcctccatatCACATTGCCTTTTGTTGCTATAGTTGATGGTTGATTGAAAGAACAAAATTAGGCATTTTCTGCTGAAGATATAAAACTTTGGTTTCAGGAcaaaaaagaagtcaaacaaaAGAAGAGCTGATGTCTCCTCTATGCTGGCTTCTACAGTTCCAGAAGTCACTATTcaagctgaggcaggtgaattGCCCCTGACAGTTTtagttgttgtgcccagatcgtgacccccccagagagaccaccaaagatgagcatgccggaatgcaaaagcaaggtttaattctggatatccaaaagcaatacaagcctaggcagggactttgtccaatacatccaacgcagtggagactggaggaagtgcccagctgtctgcaagctcagtttttaaagggaaaagtcacaaggttacatcatttaggggtgctagtatggatacaattctgattggctcgcttctagggacttctagaaattacttctaagggagtggttgcccgccaccatttctcattggctgcccccaggtggggggcatttctgtggtcagttaccctggaaaccagggagaggacattccatagtctggcaggcattacctcgtgactatcttgtgactctgtacttttacacttcctggtttctggaatctgaactgactggtttcagtaactaatggcctattcccaaaaggagaaatcataggccttagtttttgggtgaaagcatttctaagatggctcattttggtctcacatttcccccttctcatgtacctaatggaacccaatcatgggttttggacagttagttcctaagtatccctctctaataatggccatgtatagttagccatcttgtctctatgccagggagtttcattttgacccagcatttcagctttt
The sequence above is drawn from the Peromyscus leucopus breed LL Stock chromosome 1, UCI_PerLeu_2.1, whole genome shotgun sequence genome and encodes:
- the LOC114688833 gene encoding vomeronasal type-1 receptor 4-like — translated: MEASDMVIRVIFLSQSMVGVLGNSFLVYRYLLLCFTGIRLKFTDWILQHLIVANFLTLLCKGVPQTMAAFGLKDFLNDFECKLIFYLHRVGRGVTLSSTCFLSVFQAVTISPSGSRWSRLKVKSPSYIAAGVYMSWILALIVNINFPMYITARLNHRNMTSLKEFEYCSSVRHDKAFDTFFAVLLTSPDVFFVGLMLWSSSFMIFILCRHKQKMKHIHRSNFSLRSFPETRATKTILLLVSTFVCFYTLSCLVQINMSLLHTPGSFLVNMASVLTACFPTVSPFLLINR